ATCATATCGACCACTTTCCAGCAGGCAATACACAATTAGGTCCAACAGTTCCCTCTACGCCTGAGAAGCCGTACCAAATGTATTATGGCGATGTCGTTCCCGGCTTCCCTGAACATCCACATACCGGCTTTGAGACCATCACCTTAGTCGAAAGTGGCTTTGTCGATCACTTTGACTCATTGGGCAATAGCGGGCGTTATGCTCAAGGTGATGTGCAATGGCTCAGTACCGGCAATGGCGTTGAACACTGTGAGATGTTTCCTTTGGTTCATCAAGACAAAGAAAATCCATTTGAGCTTTTTCAAATTTGGTTTAATTCATCCCCTGAAGAAAAAAAGCAAGATGCAGATTATAAAATGATGTGGCGGGAACAGATTCCGCATGTACTTCAAACCGATTCCAATGGTCATCAAGCAGATATACGTGTGGTTTCAGGCTCTTTTTTAAATACTGATGCTCTATCACGTCCCCCCCATTCTTGGGCTGCAGCCAAGGAAAATCGTGTCAATATTTACATGATTCGACTTGAACCGCATGCTGAACTGACTATTCCTGCAACGACTGCAACATCCACACGCTTTGCCTATTTTTATAATGGCCCATTGCTCTATATAGATGGTCAGGAAATTCCATTCAAGCATTTGGTCGAGCTTAAGCCTGATACAGAGATTCATCTGAAAAATTCAGATCAAGTTGCCAGTATTATGTGGCTTGAAGGTGAACCGATTGGTGCCCCTGTTGCGATGCGTGGACCTTTTGTATTGAACTCAACGGAAGAACTGAACGTAGCATTTGCACGCTATCGTCAAACCCATTTTGGACCTTGGCCGTGGCCAACGCCTGCTCCGGTGTTCCCTCGCGAACAAGAGCGCTTTGCCAGTTATCAAAAAGGCGTTGACGTGGAATATCCTGAACGGATGTAAAGCAGGGTTTTAGCCAAGCTAAAAACAACAGACAAAAAAAAGCCCAAGGAGGAGTATGTTCTTTGGGCTTAGTAAACGAATTCGATTTAAAATTAATATACCTTATTTTTTCGAAATAAGAAGTCCAAAACATAATTAATTTTCATTGGTTATATTACAAAATATAACTGTTTGTATCGATTATGTTCAATTATATGAGCGTTGAGTAAGCATTGCGGATTTTTTCAGCTATTTTAGTTTTTCTCTTTCACGATGCAGTTTTAACTGATCAATCTCAGCATAAAGTAAGCTCTGTAACTGATCTCGAAATGCTTTGATCTCTTGTTCTGAATTCAGCTGATCAACATTTAAACGTGGCAAAAATTTAAAATAAAATGGAATACGTTTGGGAATGATGTTTTTAGGCACTGAGGGAATGGCTTCACCATGACGCAGTAGTTGATCAATTTTCGGCACACTCAGAATTTTCTGAAACCATTTATTTTCGAGCAACTGATTAGCATCAAAAGCCAAATCAAAAATATCATCACCTCCCAATGCGACAAAAGGTGCGATCTCATAACCAAACTCTTGCGCCAATTTAATAAAGCCGTAGCGCTCTTTCCAAATCAGCTGATAAGCCTCACCCTTTCGCTTAGACACTTCACGCCCGCCGCCCGGAAAAACCAACACAGAGTAGCCCTGACGCATCGCTTCACGTGCCGATTCCTTATAGGCTTCAATTCCGCCCATACGCTCAACCAAACCTCGCCATCCCGGCACTTGAAAATGCATATGATCAGCTAGACTAACCAAGGCAATCTTGTGCTCGGTATACAGATAATCAATCAATACAGGCGAATCAAACACGCCATAAATGGTGTGATTGCCGACATACATTGCTGGTTTATCCGAGTTAAGATGCTCACTGCCCAAAAAACGCGGCTTAAAATAAAAGCGTTGCAACATACTGCCCAAACGAATAATTTTCGAATTATGCTGTATATGCAACGCTTTATTTTTCATACTTTA
The sequence above is drawn from the Acinetobacter lanii genome and encodes:
- a CDS encoding pirin family protein, whose product is MSNSSIYTIQPIEFRLDLKDPFLFTAHHIDHFPAGNTQLGPTVPSTPEKPYQMYYGDVVPGFPEHPHTGFETITLVESGFVDHFDSLGNSGRYAQGDVQWLSTGNGVEHCEMFPLVHQDKENPFELFQIWFNSSPEEKKQDADYKMMWREQIPHVLQTDSNGHQADIRVVSGSFLNTDALSRPPHSWAAAKENRVNIYMIRLEPHAELTIPATTATSTRFAYFYNGPLLYIDGQEIPFKHLVELKPDTEIHLKNSDQVASIMWLEGEPIGAPVAMRGPFVLNSTEELNVAFARYRQTHFGPWPWPTPAPVFPREQERFASYQKGVDVEYPERM
- a CDS encoding lysophospholipid acyltransferase family protein; translation: MKNKALHIQHNSKIIRLGSMLQRFYFKPRFLGSEHLNSDKPAMYVGNHTIYGVFDSPVLIDYLYTEHKIALVSLADHMHFQVPGWRGLVERMGGIEAYKESAREAMRQGYSVLVFPGGGREVSKRKGEAYQLIWKERYGFIKLAQEFGYEIAPFVALGGDDIFDLAFDANQLLENKWFQKILSVPKIDQLLRHGEAIPSVPKNIIPKRIPFYFKFLPRLNVDQLNSEQEIKAFRDQLQSLLYAEIDQLKLHREREKLK